The proteins below come from a single Metarhizium brunneum chromosome 1, complete sequence genomic window:
- the LIPA gene encoding Lipase A, translating into MRFPAAGALALLSLGLSAAAVPSKPASTISPTSPTSPKTDPFYAVPENIEHLPPGTLLRSRKFPFTDSPFGLTDVNFNISQQILYRTTDSHGRATATVLSVLIASPGNNSKVLSFQPAQNAPALQCAPSHTFDAHPPSRQKPESTITRPELLSIQSALHQGWIVLIPDYQGPKAAYMAGRLAGHAVLDGIRVAVQTPALTRIRKNPKIAMWGYSSGAAATAWAAELHQTYAPELEIVGAAVGGVPADIAAVVDRINGRKHAGLIAGGAVGLANEYPDVAAAIYPRIRNKYQPLFNKIKTRCGDDSTKAFNNKNVITMFNTTEVRNLPAVVDVMNQTSLGKMAPRIPIYLYHSFHDQISPVGTVNKLYDFYCANGASVLYKRDFFSTHGSAAVTGMPRALVFLIDMMDGKGLSACSQATILSGLLESPTWGRIPEGLINALLFLLRRTA; encoded by the coding sequence ATGCGGTTTCCAGCAGCCGGGGCTCTCGCCCTTCTCAGCCTTGGATTATCGGCAGCGGCAGTCCCCTCCAAGCCGGCGTCGACAATCTCGCCAACCTCGCCGACCTCTCCCAAGACCGACCCCTTCTACGCCGTCCCCGAAAACATCGAGCATCTACCGCCGGGCACCCTCCTGCGATCCCGAAAATTCCCCTTTACCGACTCACCATTCGGCCTCACCGacgtcaacttcaacatCAGCCAGCAGATCCTCTACAGGACGACCGACAGCCACGGCCgcgccacggccacggtcCTGAGCGTCCTCATCGCGTCGCCCGGGAACAACAGCAAAGTCCTCTCCTTCCAACCCGCGCAGAACGCGCCGGCGCTGCAGTGCGCGCCCTCGCACACCTTTGACGCACACCCCCCGAGCCGCCAGAAGCCCGAGAGCACCATCACACGGCCCGAGCTCCTCTCCATCCAGTCGGCGCTGCACCAGGGCTGGATCGTCCTCATCCCCGACTACCAGGGCCCCAAGGCCGCCTACATGGCCGGCAGGCTCGCCGGGCACGCCGTGCTCGACGGCATCCGCGTCGCCGTCCAGACACCCGCGCTGACCCGAATCCGCAAGAACCCGAAAATCGCCATGTGGGGATACTCCTCGGGCGCCGCGGCCACCGCATGGGCCGCCGAGCTCCATCAGACGTACGCGCCGGAGCTCGAGATCGTCGGCgcggccgtcggcggcgtccCGGCCGacatcgccgccgtcgtcgacagGATCAACGGCCGCAAGCACGCGGGCCtcatcgccggcggcgccgtcggcctgGCCAACGAGTACCCCGACGTCGCGGCCGCCATCTACCCGCGCATCCGGAACAAGTACCAGCCGCTGTTCAACAAGATCAAGACGCGGTGCGGCGACGACAGCACCAAGGCCTTCAACAACAAGAACGTCATCACCATGTTCAACACCACCGAGGTGCGCAACCTCCCGGCCGTTGTGGACGTCATGAACCAGACGTCGCTGGGGAAGATGGCGCCCAGGATCCCCATCTACTTGTACCACTCGTTCCACGACCAGATTTCCCCCGTTGGCACGGTCAACAAGCTGTATGATTTTTACTGCGCTAATGGTGCGTCGGTGCTGTACAAGCGCGACTTCTTCTCGACGCATGGCTCGGCGGCTGTGACGGGCATGCCGAGGGCCTTGGTGTTTTTGATTGACATGATGGATGGCAAGGGGCTGAGTGCTTGCTCGCAGGCTACAATCCTTTCGGGGCTGCTTGAGTCGCCTACCTGGGGGA